GCTTCGAATGCTCAGCCCGTGGCTGGTGCATCTGGCACGCAAGATAACCGGACTCCCGCTCGACGTGCTGTGGCTCGGATTCACCGCCGCCGTCACGCTCGCGTGCACCGTCGTGTTCTTCGAATTCTGCTGGCGGCACCTCACCCTGCATCTGTTCACCTCGGTACTCGCCGCGATCGCCCTCTCCAGCACGTTCTGGTACGGCCCCTACGCCTTCAGCAACCCATTCCTGGTCGACCCGCTGAACAATCTGCTCTACCTCATCGCGTTGTGGCTGTTGTTCAAACGCAAACTGCTGCTGTTCACCCTCGTCATCGTCGTCGGCACCATCAACAAAAAGACCACCCTGCTGCTCGCCCCGCTGTACCCGCTCCTGGCCTGGACCCGGTCGCGGTCACTGCGCGACCGCCAGGTGTTGTTCGGCGTGCTCGCAACGGCAGTCGCGGCGCTGGCGTATGCCGGTTTCCGCCTGTGGGCACAGAACTTCATCGGGGGCAACTACAGCCTCGGCAGCGGCCAGGGCAACCACAGCCTCGCCTCGAACATCGTCTTCGCGCTGTCGTCGAACAAACGCAGCGAGCACGCCGCGCTCTTCGACACCTTCCATTTCTTCTGGATCATCTTCGGCTACGGCCTCTACCGGCTGTACCGCCAGCGAGGCCCGTTCAATCCGCTGCTCGTAGCCAGCGGCTACCTGGCACTCTGCTGCCTCGCCGGACGAATGGTCGCCACCGACACCCAACGCGTATTCGTCATGCTCGCCCCCCTGGTCATCGGCGTGGTCGCCGTTGTCCTCGACAACCAGCGCAGCGACATCCGGCGCTTCCTCACCGGCCTTCTCGTCTTCGTCTACCTCGCACTCAACCTGCGATTCGTGCCCGACGACATGAAATTCCTGATCGAAATCGGCGGACTCGTTCTTTTCTGCGCGCTGCTTACTCGGAACGCAGGTCCTCGCCGTGATACCGGAGCGCGGAAAGCGCCAGCATGACCTGGGACCACCGGCCGGTATCGGTCACGTCGAGGCCGGTCAGCCGCTGGATCCGGGTCAATCGGTTCAGCACCGTGTTGCGGTGGCAGTACAGCTCCCGCGCGGCCTGGACCGCCGAGCGGATCCGGGCCGCTGTCGTCGCGAGCAGCTCCCGCCAAGCAGCTTTGCAGTGCTCGTCGCCGACGACCACGACCATGCGCCGACCGGCCAGCGCGAGCCCGATCCCGTTCGTTCCGGAGGCTCCGACGCCCAGCGCCACGCCGAGGTGCCGGTGGTCCTCCTTTCCGGCTACGAACTTTGCGCCGGGGCCGGTAGCGCTGACCATCGGCAAGCGGGGTGAGGCGCTCACAAGCCGCGCCCCACCCCGCGATCAGCTGCTGAAGACGAACAGCTCAGACGACTACTGGCAAAGCATTGCCGCGCCGCCTCCGGCCGCCGGGAACGTCACTCTTGGCCATCCGCCAAGACGCCCGGGTGGCACTCGACATGTCCCAGGTTCAACGACTTGCCCGCCACGCTGACCGAAGCCGCATCGGCCGAGATGCCCCCATCGGGAAGGTCGTTCACCACGCCGGTACCAATGGTAATAAGTCCCGGAACGTCAACCGCTTTGCCGCCCAGGGGTTGATTAATGTGCACCGGCGGGAACGGGGCCCACCCCGCGATGGAGATTTCGGCATCGACCTTCAGGCGGGACGCTTCGGCAGCAGCCGGCGTACCGGCCGGGCCCGCCTGACAGCTGGTGCCAAGTCCGGACAGAGAGAATTTCACGCTTGCTTCAGCATCGTAGGCAAAGGCCTTCGCCGCCAGCAACAACCTCTTGCCCACGCCGTCCGGGACCCCGCCGATGATCGAATCGATCAGCTTCCCCGCCGTCAGCTTCACATCAGCTCGCGCAGTCAGAGCGGCCGCCTTCGCGGTCGACACCCCCGTGGCCGGGTTCGCCGTGGTGTCGACCGCCAGCACGCCCCCGCCGACGCCGTCGCCTTCCAGCAGAAGGTTGATGTCGCCGACGGGAACCGACACTGACTTTGTCGCGTTCCCGGGAACCTTGGCACCAGGATCGAACTCCGGCGCCGCCGGGGCCGCGGCGGACAGGATGTTCGCCCCGCTCGGCCAGTAGCCCAATGGAAGACTCCCAGACGCACCAGCGATGTATCCGTAGGCACTGGGAGCGGCCTGAGCGGCGGCCGCCACCCCGGCCGTGCCCACTGCCAGTCCGGCTCCCACCAGACCCGTTGTCGCGCAGAGTGCGACGATCTGCCTCAATCGCATGAACATCATCCTTAAGGTAATCCGGTCGACGATAGACAAACCGCGACGCGCGAAGCCGCTCCGTTGCGGTCGGAAACATAGTGGCCGACTTCCCGCGCAATGAGCAATATTTCCCCCGAAGATCACCCTTTCGAACAATTAAATAAGAAATATCGCCGACATGAGATAATCACGAAATTATAGTGATCCGGAAACCCGTTAACACCGTCGGCGAAGTTGGGATTTCCAGCGATGAGCGGACCTTCACCGCGCCGCAGGGGCTTTCGGAGATCGCACCGCCCTCGTCCCCGCCACGACGGTGGCAAATCCGGTGGCGGACGCAGATGGTCCTGGTGCGTCACGTGCTCGATGCGGTCGACGAGTGGCTCAGGCCCAGCAGGAGCGCGCCGAGCGCCAGGCACCGAGCGCGTCGTCACTCGTTCCCGCGGGATCGCGCGAAATGCGGGTGCGTTCCCCGTGCATGGTCAATCGTACGATTTCGGCATTCGCCTCGGACAGCTCGACGGATCGGGCAGCGAGCCAGGACGTCGCCGGCACGGTGACCACGCCTGCGACGGCAAAACCCACGGACTGCACGACCGCGACGTATTCGGCATCGACGACGCGGTAACCGGCCATGCCCAGGACAGCATGACCGGGACCAGCCCGGTGCCGAAATTTCGCGCACCACTGTCTGCACGACATTCCAGACGGACTGGGCTATGTCATCGGTTTCGTCCAGGACCTTCGCCGCACCGGCGTGATGGCTACCCCCACGATGATCCCAGCGATCCGGCACGCGATATTACCCTGCCGCACAGCCGCAGCGGCGGCATGGATCAACCCGCCGCGAATCTGTGCTCCGCTCGGCTCGAACGAGACGAGCGGGCAGGAGGGGCCCGCCAACTCCTGGCGGACCCCTCCCGTGATCACTCTCCAGCTGCGGTTCTCAGCGCTGGCGATGCCAATGGCTTCCACCAGTACCGGCTGCTCGGGAACCTCGCCCTTCTCCCGACTGACCGAGGCCACCTCAGCCAGCGGGGAAGATCTGGCTCCAGCTTCTGGTCGAGATCGCCGCCAGCACCGCGTCGACATATTGCGCCGCAGCGGTCACCCGCTCGCCGCTCGCGGCTGGCTGAGCATCCGCCAGCTGTGGTCCTACTTCGTATACGCTGTCCTCGCCCGGCATAGGCCTGCCCTGGCAGACCACGTCGTTCCCGGGCAGTACCCCCTGTTGCAGGTATCGATTCACCACGGCATCAGCGCAGGAGTTGTGCCCGGCCACGCCGTGGTCGCCCGCGTTGATCACGGTCACCATTCGGGTCGCGGGGTTGTTCCGGTGCGCGACGACGGCGCCCTCATAGGCAGTCGCGGGGTCGAGCGTGTTTTGCAGCATGAGCGCGCCCGGCGCGGTGCGGCCGGTCACCGGCGTCAGGCCGACCGGCCGGTACGGCCAGTAATTACAGGGCTGAACGGCGAAGCCGGGACCAACCAGCGAATTGCCGTCGGCGACCTGCTTCCGGGCGAAATCGGCCCAGTAGTCCTCGTCGCCGCGCCAGGCGGTGTCGTTGCAGGTGATCGTCCTGAACACCGTATCGGACAACACCGGTGGGTTGTTTTCGGGGAAGATCTTCTTCACCGCGTCGACAATCCAGGAAAGCACGGTGCTGTCGCCCGCGGGCTCTCCGCTCTGCACCGCCTTGTCCAGCTGTTGCAGTTTCCCCGCCAGCATCGCAAAGGACGACGAGCTGTACAACGATTCCGTCACGGCCACGTCAAGCTGATCTGGCGTCAGGCGGCCGAGCTTGCCGCTTCCGGCGGCCGCGCGAATCGCCTCATAGGTTTTGTTGACCGCTTCCGGCGTGTCGCCGAGGTGGTACTTCGAATCATGCCGGGCCACCCACGGAAGGAACTGCTTTTCCAACCGCCGCTGCATCGCCATCGGCTGCGACTCGAAGGTGGCTTGCCAGCTGTCAGAGAACTGGGCATTGGAATCCAGGACGAACCGGCCCGCTCGCTCCGGGAAGAATTTCTGATACTGGGCGCCGAGCCACGTTCCGGCAGAAGTGCCCTGGTAGTCGATGGTTCGGGCACCCAGCAGCGCTCTCCCCAGATCCATGTCCCGGACCGTCTGCTCAGTGGTGATATAGGGCAGCAGGTCGCCGTGCTTCGCCGCGCAGACGGCGACCCACTTCTTCACGTCCGCACGCGCTTTTGCGATCGCGGCGTCGGACAGGTCCCGAGAGTCGGCCGACGGCTTCGCTCCATCCGACGGATCCGCTTCATTTTCGTCGCAATCCACCCGCGTGCCCAACCCGGTCCCCCGTGGATCCACCGCCACGAAATCATGGTCGAGCAGCAACTGCGGCTGCTTGACCGCGGTAGCCGCCGGCAACGGGAAGCCGGCTCCGCCCGGCCCCCCGGGATTGATGAACAGCTCCCGCTTCGGGCCGAGATTATCGTCGCGAGCGACCTGGGTAATTCCGACCTTGATATCACCCAAATCCTGATGATAGTAATCTTTGGGCGCGATGAAAGTCCCGCATTTCTGCCGGATCGGCGTCGGAACCATCGCCGCCATGGTCTTGTTCAACCCAGGGCAATCACCCCAGGCGATCTTCTGGTCGAGATATCTTTTCGCAAGGACAGGGGCGTCCCCCTCGGCACTGGCCGGAGCAGTTGAAACGAAGGTCAGCGAACCTGACAACAGGCTGACCGTCAGGACACCGAGAAATGTTCTCGCAGAGATCTTCACATACGCTCCCAAATTGGCGAAACGGACGCCTTGTCCGTTGCCGACAGGGTGTAGCCGACAGGCGGATCACCGGAAACCAGCTCACCCTATCGCTCACTCGACCGTACTGCTTCACCGACGATTCGCGAGAGGTTACCCATGCGGCCAGCCGCCTGTCACGTGCAGTATTCAACGAATAGCGCATGAATTATTCACCCATCCGCCTCGTGCACGTTTTCCGGCACCATCCGGGGCAAGCCGCGGTTCAGCAACGGTCAAGCATCTGCCGGCTGCGCCAGCCCGCGATCCGCATGATCGCCTCGTCGCTCATGCCCGCCAGCTTGCACCGGTGCGCCCACGTGTGCCGGAAGAGGTGCGGGAACACCGGGCCGATGCCTGCTTGCCCAGCTCGACGGTCCGGCATCGACCGGATGGCTCACTCGTTCAGCTCGCCGTAGCGGCCAAGCCAGGCCGCGGTGGTGCGCCTGCCATGCGGCCGCGCGCGGGCGCGGAGGCAGCGCCTGAGCACCTCGCCGGTCGCCGGGTTGAAAGGCACCCGTCGCGGGCACGACGTCCCTTGCCCAGAACGCGGATGACGCCCATGCCGAAGCTCCCGCTCCGCCGGACTTGCGACACGCAACGGGGACAATTCGCTGAGCCGGACGCCGCAATCGGCAAGGTCCAGGATGATCACCCGATCCCGGAGCGCGACAAAAACCCTTCCCTTTAGCGGTCGCGCCAACAAGACTTTGAGTTCAGCCTCGCGCAACACCGTCGGCGGAGTGTCCGTGACCTGCGGAACCTTTATTTTATAGAACGGGGAAACGCTTGGCGATGCAGTTGTGCGAAATCGACTCGCCGGTGCGAAACTTCGGCCGTTGCCGGAGATATTCGAAATACCGCTCAAGCTCCCGCCGACCGACCTCGGCGGCCAGCAGCGAGAAATTCTCGCCCTCGAGGCAGTCGACCAGCATGGCCACGCTGTCGAGGCAGGCGTCGATCGTGGAGTCGACGCGGTTCTTGGCCCTCAGGTGCGTTCTCCAGTCCGAGACAAGCTCCCTGA
The nucleotide sequence above comes from Amycolatopsis sp. AA4. Encoded proteins:
- a CDS encoding helix-turn-helix domain-containing protein; protein product: MSASPRLPMVSATGPGAKFVAGKEDHRHLGVALGVGASGTNGIGLALAGRRMVVVVGDEHCKAAWRELLATTAARIRSAVQAARELYCHRNTVLNRLTRIQRLTGLDVTDTGRWSQVMLALSALRYHGEDLRSE
- a CDS encoding alpha/beta hydrolase; translated protein: MKISARTFLGVLTVSLLSGSLTFVSTAPASAEGDAPVLAKRYLDQKIAWGDCPGLNKTMAAMVPTPIRQKCGTFIAPKDYYHQDLGDIKVGITQVARDDNLGPKRELFINPGGPGGAGFPLPAATAVKQPQLLLDHDFVAVDPRGTGLGTRVDCDENEADPSDGAKPSADSRDLSDAAIAKARADVKKWVAVCAAKHGDLLPYITTEQTVRDMDLGRALLGARTIDYQGTSAGTWLGAQYQKFFPERAGRFVLDSNAQFSDSWQATFESQPMAMQRRLEKQFLPWVARHDSKYHLGDTPEAVNKTYEAIRAAAGSGKLGRLTPDQLDVAVTESLYSSSSFAMLAGKLQQLDKAVQSGEPAGDSTVLSWIVDAVKKIFPENNPPVLSDTVFRTITCNDTAWRGDEDYWADFARKQVADGNSLVGPGFAVQPCNYWPYRPVGLTPVTGRTAPGALMLQNTLDPATAYEGAVVAHRNNPATRMVTVINAGDHGVAGHNSCADAVVNRYLQQGVLPGNDVVCQGRPMPGEDSVYEVGPQLADAQPAASGERVTAAAQYVDAVLAAISTRSWSQIFPAG
- a CDS encoding site-specific integrase, producing the protein MPDRRAGQAGIGPVFPHLFRHTWAHRCKLAGMSDEAIMRIAGWRSRQMLDRC